A single genomic interval of Phocoena sinus isolate mPhoSin1 chromosome 15, mPhoSin1.pri, whole genome shotgun sequence harbors:
- the LOC116740506 gene encoding LOW QUALITY PROTEIN: collagen alpha-1(I) chain (The sequence of the model RefSeq protein was modified relative to this genomic sequence to represent the inferred CDS: substituted 1 base at 1 genomic stop codon): MAAASPLRTESVSLRAKQXSGRPDPAGRRGQGRRRSREPPGSARAGPGTSVQALPAVPPGPCGFRGSGAASWVFLAGRDASRLRWPNLGSALSRDWARPSKGMASLAFPGGASPGFSGIRARSSLVVGPGTWKLALKRQRHGFPSGQPRPANARGSLHREAGGGRWRRGDFGPHREGPFGATGGGGSGVLA, translated from the coding sequence ATGGCCGCAGCCAGCCCCCTGCGCACGGAGAGTGTCTCCCTTAGAGCCAAACAGTAGAGTGGAAGACCCGACCCGGCCGGGAGAAGAGGCCAGGGCCGGAGGCGGAGCCGAGAGCCGCCGGGATCTGCCAGGGCCGGGCCTGGCACTTCGGTCCAGGCTCTGCCCGCCGTGCCCCCTGGTCCCTGCGGCTTTCGTGGCTCTGGCGCCGCGTCCTGGGTCTTTCTGGCGGGTCGGGACGCATCTCGGCTGCGCTGGCCGAACCTCGGCTCGGCGCTGAGTCGTGACTGGGCCCGTCCCAGCAAGGGGATGGCGAGCCTGGCTTTCCCGGGCGGGGCCTCTCCGGGTTTTAGCGGCATCCGGGCCAGGAGCTCCCTGGTTGTCGGACCTGGAACCTGGAAACTGGCGCTTAAAAGACAGCGTCACGGCTTCCCGAGCGGGCAGCCGAGGCCGGCGAATGCCCGGGGCTCCCTTCACCGAGAGGCTGGTGGAGGCCGGTGGAGGCGCGGGGATTTCGGTCCCCACCGCGAAGGGCCGTTCGGGGCGACGGGAGGAGGTGGCTCGGGTGTCCTCGCCTAG